The sequence below is a genomic window from Lolium perenne isolate Kyuss_39 chromosome 7, Kyuss_2.0, whole genome shotgun sequence.
TCTGTATTGCCTAATCAAAAGGTTCTATATATATTACAAATGACAGTTTTCTTGCTGATCACTAAAGCAGTTGGTTGTTTTCTGCGTATTTTACTGCCTTTATATAGTATCTCAAAATCTGGTTATGTGTAGAATTTTTCTGTGCTGATCTTTCATTATAATTTTTTTCTTATATTAAATAATTTTTGTAGCTTCTTCGGAGAAGTGGAAACTCTGTTGAACTACTTGATGTTTCTAAAGAGCTACCAGAATTGGTCCGCCGTCCTGGACTTAGCACTTGGaaggttagtacacacatatctaTTTCATGATGTATCTCTTGATATTCTATTTTCTCTCTGTTCTGTCCACAAGATAGGTGCTTGTTCAATCTCAACAACTGTGCTTCTGTTTTTGTAAACAAAAATCTATTTTGCTCCGTCTGTCCCAAAGTGGTGCCTCTTATTTGTGCCAACTATGATATTCTCAAATTCAACTTTTTTCTGTTTGGTGTCCAGTTGAACAGTTGATATATACTGGGAGACACTGCATACTAGAAACTTTGTTCTTCCATTCTGCTTTTCCCAGTGTTTGCTCTTGTGAACTTTGCAGGTGAATGATAGAGGATCTTGGTGGCAGACACATGAAGATGTTTCTCACGATAGAAAGAATGTAATACTGCCGAGTATGTTTCCTTCAAGTAAAAGCAAGTATGAAGGTCATGAAGTGTATAACAACGTTGATGCCAAATTGGAGTACAGTACGAGCTTCTCAAGAAATTTCAAAATCGAAGAAATGAGCGATTTTAATTGTGATACTGGTGGAGTTTCAACTAGTATTTCCACTCAAAGTTCAGATTATACTTCGAACGGTGTGGGCTCAAAATCTCCTCTCAGTCGATGCATGAGAATCGTTCCACATGACCAAGATGGTGGAGCATTTTTTATTGCAGTTATTCATAAACTATCTCCATTAAATGGTAATATCATGTTTAGTTGCTTTTGCACAAGTTAATTTTGCATTTCATAAACATTTCCATATGCTCTGATTTACTGATATCTACTATCGTAGATGCGCTTAAATGTTTTATCGACATTCTTTCAGAGAGCCAGATGACCGAGGTGGGAAAAACTGAGCACCCGCTCTCAACAACGAGGACTGTGGGACTTCAGGAACAATATCAACCAGAAATAACTGCACCTGTAAAAAAAATGATGCATCAGCATGGAATTGTTTCTGAAGTTTGTGGTGATAACAAATTGCCTGATGAACAGAAAAAATTAAGTGTGGACAACCAAACTTCAAAGCATAATAACTTAATTGGAGTTAAAATGGAGACTGATGATGTAAAACATAGTCAAACAAAATCAGGTGATATAAGTCATGGAACAAAGAAGTTGGACTGCCAGTACAAGTGGAAAGGGATTGATCCTGTGCTGTTTTTTGAGGATGATGCCGTGATTAAAAATATAGTATCTTTCTTTGGTATTGAGGAAACGTTTTCACTCGAAGGTCGTCTGGTGACAAGAAGTACTGATAATGCAAGGAGAATATACTACATATCAAAATCGGTACAGGAAATTTTGGAACTGAATGTACAAGTTGGCGAGCAGATTAAAATTGCTTCTGTTGGCGTAAAGATGTTTGTAAGTGCTCCAATCAGGCAGTTTAATTTGCTGTTTGATCCATTACCAGGAATAAATGCATTTTTATGGAAAAAGCATGCAATTTCTTTAACCTAAACAATAAGCCAGTTCTGTTTTTATGTTTGCTTTCAGGAAAGACATAGGTCAAAGGATGGTTGTTCATGTGCATATAGGCTATCTTATGAGGGGCTGTCATTGCTCTTCCCATACATGAGGAAGCGAATACTATATGCTTCTCCAGTGGATTTCCAACAACTTTTACAATGCAGGACCATTAACTTTGCTCATTTTACTGATGCTAGATTTGGGGAGGAAGCTTCATCGTTGATGCCTGGTTGCTGTGTTGTAGTGCTGCGTGAAGGTAAAATCATGCTCTATGTGAACCTGGCAGAACTCATGACTTACGGTAATTTTAATCTTGGCAATATTTCAGGGCATCAAGATGCCGATTCCGTAGCCATGGATCCCTCCACAATTGCCATTGTTTGCTGGAGAGGAAAATCAACTATGAATGTTTTAGTTTCCCCACCTGATCGTAAGGAACTACTTGAATATCGCTTTGGATTCAAAGAATTCAGGGTTGAAGATGAGAAACCTAACAAGGACATTAATGGATTAGATGAGGGGAACTGATAACAGACTAGAGATGGATTATCAGAACTTGCATCGCATGCTAACGAGGCAGAGAAAACAGAGTTGACACTCCAATGTCAGGATTTTGCTGATGAATCTTGAAGGACTATCTAGagcaacatgaatatgacatctgtAGGTTTCATTGTGTGGTTCTTACTGATCTtaaatttaaacaagttaatttcgcATGCAAAATAGATAGTAAGCATGCCACAACAAAATAATCCCTACCAAttaggaaaaaggaaaaaaaaaagcaaagttGGTAGTTGCTTGTTTATTGAGGAACTTGAGTTAAAGACCAGTCTCTGTGGTAGAAGGAAAATTATGAATATGATGTTTGGCTTTCATTATGTGGTACTAGTGATTCACAGGTCATTCTGAAGTGAATAAGATGCCGTAACGTGCAGATGTTCTCAAATGCCTCGAGAGGATATCCTTCAACGGCATCTGAATTGCATCAGTCTCATGGTCACTGTCTCATTGGGTTGTAGGGGCTTGCTGTGCTCagtttgaaaaaaaaaaaaacgcatCTTTCATTTCCTCCTTTTGAGAAAGCTTATATTTTTCGGGTCTCACACTAGAGGAGTGTGGTATGTCATACTTGGCATTCTCAATTATAATCTCATCTTGCTTTAACTAGCAAAGTTGTGGCTTCCTATTTTTTTTCGACAAAGGAGTATATTAATATGGAGAAGATACTAATTACACATAGCCTCTGCAATAATAAAATTTCCTAATGACATTAATGACACTACGGATGGACACATAAAAAAAGCTAAAAAGGAGAAAAATCCCGTTACATCGACCTAAATCTTGTAGCAACAGTACAAACACCACCTAGAAAACACCTGAAATCCAAATTCTTCGAAAGCGGCGCCTCTAAGGAGTTCATAAATCATAAGTTTTTACCCTTTGAGAAAGTCatgctctcaaaacaatgtcttcaacaaggCAATTGTCACGCAAAACCAATTAAGGTCATACCTTGAATGGTATTTTCACCCTGAAACATAAGACTTGAACTTCCCTTATGTTGTCGGCCCCACTTGCATACCATGGCCACGAGATCTAAATATCCAATCAAATTTCTCATCGCCACAAAGACTCGAACCACTATTAGTAGTCCTTAGATCTCGGCTTCAATAACATTCTACGCCTATGACTTCACCATGGAACTTAAAGACATGTCCCATGATGGCAACATATAGCAGAGCTTCACAATGCTCCCTCCTGAAATCACACGGTCGAAATAACATGGGTGCGAACGAATCCCATCCGCTCAAGCAATCTCCAGGCATGAGACGCCCAATGAAATTCGTCGCCGGAGCCTTCCAAAATTTAACACTCTAGCCAGACCAAAGAGGGCAATCATCAAGAAGATCTTCGTCTTGACGCGAGAGGAACCCTAAGACCGCCGCCTTATTCGAGCACACCAGCAGGCCCCGACCCTGCCGGTCGGAGTAGACAAGGGGAAGGCGGTATCCACGCCCGACACCTCCATGGCTAGACGGCTATATTGGACCCTAAGGCCCAGAATCGACCGTCGCCGGAGATGCATGCCGAAGCTCTGCGTTGTACTCCACCCTCCCGTCGCTCCGGCTTCTAGGCCCTGGCTGCACATCCACGCCTCTTTGTGCCGTCGTCAACACCTCACCACCGACCGCCGGGATGCCGCCACGACACACTCCCCTCCTCTCCAACATTTGCTGGGAgcggggccgccgccgccgctggataGGATCAGCCGAGAGGGGGTGGACTGGCGGCAGATCGAGATCGCCTCAGACGCTTGGGCAAGGGAGGGATGGTTAGATCTGATTCTGCTAGTTGTTGCCTCCTATGGTTGCAACTAGTTTTTGTGTCTGCGTTTTGCTATCCCCTTATAGAGTTATAGGTCATGACTAGcagaagtgcccgtgcgttgcaccgggtgaaaggacacggatgtcgcctagaggggggggggggtgaataggcgatttaaaacttttacgagatgggcttaacaaatgcggaataaaactagcgtttactttgtcaagcccaaagcctatatactatggttcacctatgtgcaccaacaacttattctaagcaagagttcacctatgtgcaccaacaacttatgctaagcaatacaagcaagtatgtgatagcaagatatatataacttcaagcacgatggctatcacaaggtaaagtgcataagtaaagagctcgggtatagagataaccgaggcacgcgggagacgatgatttatcccggagttcacactcttgcgagtgctaatctccggtggagaggtgcggttgcttagtgctcccgaacgccacaagaggctcaccttgaggtgtggttgctcgatgcacaccaacgccacaaaggcctcaccccaagatgcggtactcacaccacacaccgaacgccacgaaggcgcctcacctaaatctccggtgaccctcgccacaaaggcctaggtcacggttccactaagggatttccttcgaggcggaaaccgggccttacacaaagattggggcacacatccacaacttaattggaggctcccaacaaaccgccacaaaggcctagagtccgtctagggttccaagaacccaagagtaacaaccttcttgctttcaccaccacgaatcaccgtggagaactcaaaccgatgcaccaaatgcaatggcaagaacaccacaaagatgctcaagtccttctctctcaaattccaacaaagctacaaaagctattgggggaataagagaggaagaacaaaggaattcacaaagaacaccaagatcaagatctagagagttccactcacaaagagatggatttgattggtagaaatgtagatctagatctcctctctcttttccctcaaatgggggcaagaatcatggagggattgagagatggagcaagcttctctagttcaacaatggaggggagagagagtgagagaagcacagcccaaggaggaagaaggggggtatttataccccccaagaaaatcgagccgtttgggcaaaaacagggccggatattccggcccaagtaagggccggattatccggcctcagggacaaaacctggacaaaatccggccaaaaatccggcccctatccagagctgcttttcttccggtccttagacgatttcggggggggggcggatatttccgaaatatccggcccggataatccggcccggatatttccaaaatatccggcctaagaaaactgcagaaacaccaaaactaaaacgggcataacttttgcatccggactccgatttcgatgatcttgggctcgttgaaatcacaacaacgagctctacaacaatatgcatagaaacatcatagtccagcaaaggaggatagaaacaaatgaagaaaggtttgacctatctcaaaaagacataccggtaaaacctccaatcttgaaaatgcaacaagttgcccatggaaaaaccattctcaatgaactagagcttgtcatgagaataagcacaagctctaaaacatcacatggataagatccaaataaaaccaagaaagatgatgaaccaaactcgaaaacgcaacaagtgatctatgcgaaatccgttttcgatgaactagagcttgtcatgagaataagcacaagctctaaaacatcacatggataaggtccaaataacaaccaagaaagatgatgcaaggatgcaaaggtttgagctctctccgaacgatacgatcgagttactcactcgagagccctcttgatagtacggcaactaaactataaaccggtctccaactacactatgagaccggtgagaaacaaaccctatcaagagcaaaccttatacttgcgcattccacttgagctcgatgacgacgatcttgacctcaacaagatggaacgcctttcttgcttgtgcttgcttgacgaagtcttgtggattgctcccccataatccaccatgggagagcttcttttcggcgcatcttcacataaccatgaccaccatgtggattgctcccccataatccaccatgggagaacttcttcttcgcgcatcttcacatatccatgatcaccatatggatggcaagactcaagcaaaggatctcttcgagatggctcatcttgaacttgcacttcatttcttcattcttcatcatgttgatgtcttgaagtaacttgagggctcacttcatcttcatcttcaagacatacttgacacttgatatccttcatcaatttcttcttattgcaaccttgaagccaacatatggttcaagcattgcctatggacaactcctacaaatataactcaatgcaaacattagtccatagggattgtcattaattaccaaaaccacacatgggggctccaagcactttcaatctcccccattttggtaattgatgacaatctctttgagagggtttatataaggaatttaagtaacaaataagttggatctatagagcaaactccccataatatatgcatgtgtgaatgatcttgactttcattgcatatattggcattcaaagcctagtggagtttcctctaaagattcaactatgcaaagcaacaagatgcaatgcaatgaaggcacatgcttaagcacaaagcaaagacataaccaaattcccttaaaccctccaaacttctcccccattggcaccaattgccgaaatgggtgaaaaatttagaaggctaatatagtgagagttcctccatagcgtgtgcatttctcataatttgagtggaatcaaatgcacatatccaattacgaatattcggaaggaatcacaccatagataggatcaacaattgcaaaaagataacaaagtcaagacgcttcaacaaatgaagcaagcaaccaaatgaaccacaaagaagatatcaaaaagaaagatagatattatgataagatcaagaagattgctctaaataatatgaggaagctccccaaggtttgtgcacaaaactatacAATTtgtattggagtataaagtgcacaaacatggaatcatcactcccataatatcattcaaaaacaaaatataccaagtgaatcaaactctaatgatcaccacaagatagtgctctaaatcaaatgaggaagctccccaaggtacatgcataaattaaaatgttgtctttgaatacaatatgcataacatggaatcctcactccctcattaccatttaaaacacaaacatttggaatagatcatagatagagaaataagcttaacacttgcaacaaacaaatagttgagcaataagtaagaggcaccataataaaaggctcaaccaagaggatatgtgaaaggcatgataaagcatattataagactat
It includes:
- the LOC127323960 gene encoding uncharacterized protein isoform X2 — translated: MIALRTPVSLRHLVVAGGQRKQCIGGDRKRGRAQRRHFTGALESLWRHGPHPRCSPAPAAAARRQSNSWQPPVLENTAFEEYYKEQQIVREEEWDAFMSVLRKPLPATFRINASCRFLGDICSKLENDFRRSLECEVSEYGEDFISPLSWYPGNLAWRLNFSRKQLRKTEALESFHEFLKHESEVGNITRQEAVSMVPPLFLNVQPDHHILDMCAAPGSKTFQLLEMIHQSKEPGLLPRALRCDLLIHNTKRMCTANLIVTNHDAQNFPSCSLAKEHSETDKDHRKPQRLEFDSVLCDVPCSGDGTIRKSHDMWRKWNSSMGNEFHLLQVNIAMRGIALLKVGGRMVYSTCSMNPIENEAVVAELLRRSGNSVELLDVSKELPELVRRPGLSTWKVNDRGSWWQTHEDVSHDRKNVILPSMFPSSKSKYEGHEVYNNVDAKLEYSTSFSRNFKIEEMSDFNCDTGGVSTSISTQSSDYTSNGVGSKSPLSRCMRIVPHDQDGGAFFIAVIHKLSPLNESQMTEVGKTEHPLSTTRTVGLQEQYQPEITAPVKKMMHQHGIVSEVCGDNKLPDEQKKLSVDNQTSKHNNLIGVKMETDDVKHSQTKSGDISHGTKKLDCQYKWKGIDPVLFFEDDAVIKNIVSFFGIEETFSLEGRLVTRSTDNARRIYYISKSVQEILELNVQVGEQIKIASVGVKMFERHRSKDGCSCAYRLSYEGLSLLFPYMRKRILYASPVDFQQLLQCRTINFAHFTDARFGEEASSLMPGCCVVVLREGHQDADSVAMDPSTIAIVCWRGKSTMNVLVSPPDRKELLEYRFGFKEFRVEDEKPNKDINGLDEGN
- the LOC127323960 gene encoding uncharacterized protein isoform X1 codes for the protein MIALRTPVSLRHLVVAGGQRKQCIGGDRKRGRAQRRHFTGALESLWRHGPHPRCSPAPAAAARRQSNSWQPPVLENTAFEEYYKEQQIVREEEWDAFMSVLRKPLPATFRINASCRFLGDICSKLENDFRRSLECEVSEYGEDFISPLSWYPGNLAWRLNFSRKQLRKTEALESFHEFLKHESEVGNITRQEAVSMVPPLFLNVQPDHHILDMCAAPGSKTFQLLEMIHQSKEPGLLPRALVIANDFKAQRCDLLIHNTKRMCTANLIVTNHDAQNFPSCSLAKEHSETDKDHRKPQRLEFDSVLCDVPCSGDGTIRKSHDMWRKWNSSMGNEFHLLQVNIAMRGIALLKVGGRMVYSTCSMNPIENEAVVAELLRRSGNSVELLDVSKELPELVRRPGLSTWKVNDRGSWWQTHEDVSHDRKNVILPSMFPSSKSKYEGHEVYNNVDAKLEYSTSFSRNFKIEEMSDFNCDTGGVSTSISTQSSDYTSNGVGSKSPLSRCMRIVPHDQDGGAFFIAVIHKLSPLNESQMTEVGKTEHPLSTTRTVGLQEQYQPEITAPVKKMMHQHGIVSEVCGDNKLPDEQKKLSVDNQTSKHNNLIGVKMETDDVKHSQTKSGDISHGTKKLDCQYKWKGIDPVLFFEDDAVIKNIVSFFGIEETFSLEGRLVTRSTDNARRIYYISKSVQEILELNVQVGEQIKIASVGVKMFERHRSKDGCSCAYRLSYEGLSLLFPYMRKRILYASPVDFQQLLQCRTINFAHFTDARFGEEASSLMPGCCVVVLREGHQDADSVAMDPSTIAIVCWRGKSTMNVLVSPPDRKELLEYRFGFKEFRVEDEKPNKDINGLDEGN
- the LOC127323960 gene encoding uncharacterized protein isoform X3 yields the protein MTSGDLWSVSEYGEDFISPLSWYPGNLAWRLNFSRKQLRKTEALESFHEFLKHESEVGNITRQEAVSMVPPLFLNVQPDHHILDMCAAPGSKTFQLLEMIHQSKEPGLLPRALVIANDFKAQRCDLLIHNTKRMCTANLIVTNHDAQNFPSCSLAKEHSETDKDHRKPQRLEFDSVLCDVPCSGDGTIRKSHDMWRKWNSSMGNEFHLLQVNIAMRGIALLKVGGRMVYSTCSMNPIENEAVVAELLRRSGNSVELLDVSKELPELVRRPGLSTWKVNDRGSWWQTHEDVSHDRKNVILPSMFPSSKSKYEGHEVYNNVDAKLEYSTSFSRNFKIEEMSDFNCDTGGVSTSISTQSSDYTSNGVGSKSPLSRCMRIVPHDQDGGAFFIAVIHKLSPLNESQMTEVGKTEHPLSTTRTVGLQEQYQPEITAPVKKMMHQHGIVSEVCGDNKLPDEQKKLSVDNQTSKHNNLIGVKMETDDVKHSQTKSGDISHGTKKLDCQYKWKGIDPVLFFEDDAVIKNIVSFFGIEETFSLEGRLVTRSTDNARRIYYISKSVQEILELNVQVGEQIKIASVGVKMFERHRSKDGCSCAYRLSYEGLSLLFPYMRKRILYASPVDFQQLLQCRTINFAHFTDARFGEEASSLMPGCCVVVLREGHQDADSVAMDPSTIAIVCWRGKSTMNVLVSPPDRKELLEYRFGFKEFRVEDEKPNKDINGLDEGN